The following coding sequences lie in one Bdellovibrionales bacterium genomic window:
- a CDS encoding GNAT family N-acetyltransferase, translating to MLVFKTAKVSQSQVIADLVNSAYRGDSSKAGWTTEADILGGQRTDAVGIEEMIRNPKSRIELMFEGEDLLGCVYLEHKDSITAYLGMLTVNPRLQAQGYGSRMLTHCESIARSWGCGYLVMDVIPLRRELIEFYERKGYLITGEEKPFPEHDPHFGLPKVSGLKLIELKKGL from the coding sequence ATGTTGGTTTTTAAAACGGCGAAAGTCAGTCAATCTCAAGTGATTGCAGATCTTGTCAACTCGGCCTACCGAGGGGATAGCTCGAAAGCGGGTTGGACCACCGAGGCCGATATTCTGGGGGGCCAGCGCACCGATGCGGTCGGCATCGAGGAAATGATTCGCAACCCTAAGTCTCGGATAGAATTGATGTTCGAGGGAGAAGATCTATTAGGCTGTGTTTATCTAGAACATAAAGATTCGATAACGGCTTACCTTGGAATGTTGACAGTGAATCCCCGGCTCCAGGCACAAGGTTATGGGTCACGAATGTTAACTCATTGTGAGTCTATAGCTCGAAGTTGGGGCTGTGGATATCTGGTGATGGATGTCATTCCCCTACGCCGCGAGCTGATCGAATTCTATGAGCGTAAGGGATATCTTATAACCGGAGAGGAAAAGCCCTTTCCCGAACATGATCCTCATTTTGGGCTTCCTAAAGTCAGCGGATTAAAACTCATTGAGTTGAAAAAAGGCCTTTAA
- the gmhA gene encoding D-sedoheptulose 7-phosphate isomerase, protein MDNLQVWRQSLSDAQTLLKQFCETPGTWDVLQKFSAQLTEIYERGGKVFICGNGGSHCDAMHFAEELTGRYQKDRRPLGALALGDASHVTCVTNDYGFEHIFSRQLEGLGRKGDALIGLSTSGNSQNIITAVEKAKEMGIYTIALLGKGGGKMKSLADLSIIVPGSTSDRIQEIHMALLHTVIETIERKLFPENY, encoded by the coding sequence ATGGATAATCTACAAGTGTGGCGACAAAGCCTTTCTGATGCTCAAACTTTATTAAAACAGTTCTGTGAGACTCCGGGAACCTGGGACGTTCTGCAAAAATTTAGCGCCCAACTGACAGAGATTTACGAACGCGGTGGAAAAGTGTTTATTTGCGGCAACGGCGGGAGCCATTGTGACGCGATGCATTTCGCCGAAGAACTGACCGGTCGCTACCAAAAAGATCGACGACCCTTAGGAGCTCTGGCCCTTGGAGACGCCTCGCATGTGACCTGTGTCACCAACGACTACGGCTTTGAACACATCTTTTCGCGCCAACTTGAGGGTTTAGGGAGAAAGGGCGATGCATTAATCGGGCTTTCCACCAGTGGCAATTCTCAGAACATCATTACGGCGGTCGAAAAAGCCAAAGAGATGGGAATTTATACAATTGCCCTGCTAGGTAAAGGCGGCGGAAAAATGAAATCCCTCGCAGATCTTTCGATTATTGTGCCTGGTTCCACTTCCGATCGGATTCAGGAGATACACATGGCCCTATTGCACACTGTGATCGAAACGATCGAGCGAAAGCTATTCCCGGAAAACTATTGA
- a CDS encoding PAS domain-containing protein, which yields MECEKFFKFLRDHPDYFWEGSFQNEFFTLKSSQVENQNFSTVVLDHDIELAGRIIHYARFAQVHHKTSYFDWPVHGYNSADEVATRRFEFNGKDLVHLRVRIHLQRMEKLDTLIPKMDNHTMNAISDTVIICDAEPGDYRSLKILYANRAFEGLTGYSRDEVIGQTFDILPGPQTSQEELHKLHLGVKHWKPASAELINYKKNGETFVSEVRISPVSDETNWFTHWVVIQRDITEFKKLREQQMQHNHRERLAQIGELAAGVGHEINNPLAVISGYVQQIRILHQQRGLLDESSMAKFHKINIALKRITSIINGLRGLARVDAVEPHPFNVIDAIDQCISLMRDVYAKYSINLVVEYDEPEIWINGDMGKFQQCILNLVTNAKDAVLSSLIKNISISVSIKDKHVYISVKDSGTGISEDIREKIFNPFFTTKPVGQGTGMGLSLTMSLVKEMSGELSVVCHNVGSEFTLRFPVFSPPAVQNDFFNFEETLALIPPLNSVPTGTIAENPLTKYVAMVVDDEPDLRDILCEMLADLGFKVLSASNGREALERIRVHPIDVLITDSQMPIMNGEKLIAEIEKLNGAKPPKVFLVTGRVIAESQESGSAPEVRLGGFIEPIRLTKPFDLKSFRDTLTKMFTEDKASSSLETRSCN from the coding sequence ATGGAATGTGAAAAGTTCTTTAAATTTCTTCGGGACCACCCTGACTACTTTTGGGAAGGAAGCTTTCAAAACGAGTTTTTCACCTTAAAAAGTTCGCAAGTGGAAAATCAGAATTTTAGCACCGTTGTTTTGGATCATGACATCGAATTGGCGGGGAGAATCATCCATTACGCTCGATTTGCTCAGGTCCATCATAAAACTTCGTATTTTGATTGGCCCGTGCATGGGTATAATTCTGCCGATGAAGTCGCCACTCGACGATTCGAATTTAATGGGAAGGATCTTGTGCACTTGAGGGTCCGCATACATCTGCAGCGAATGGAAAAGCTGGATACGCTGATTCCCAAGATGGACAATCATACAATGAATGCCATCTCTGACACCGTGATCATTTGTGATGCCGAACCTGGAGATTACCGTTCACTTAAAATTCTTTACGCCAATCGGGCGTTCGAAGGTTTGACGGGGTACAGTCGTGATGAAGTGATTGGTCAAACTTTTGATATTCTCCCCGGACCTCAAACATCTCAAGAGGAGCTCCACAAGCTTCACCTTGGAGTAAAACACTGGAAGCCCGCATCTGCAGAACTCATCAATTATAAAAAAAACGGAGAAACTTTTGTGTCAGAGGTTCGGATTTCTCCGGTTTCCGACGAAACGAATTGGTTCACCCACTGGGTTGTGATCCAAAGAGATATTACCGAATTTAAAAAGTTGCGTGAGCAGCAAATGCAGCACAATCACCGAGAGCGTTTGGCGCAGATAGGGGAGCTAGCCGCGGGTGTCGGTCACGAAATTAATAATCCTCTGGCGGTCATTTCCGGGTATGTTCAACAGATTCGTATTTTGCATCAGCAACGTGGGTTACTGGATGAGAGTTCAATGGCCAAGTTTCATAAAATTAATATCGCTCTTAAGCGAATCACCAGCATCATCAACGGCCTAAGAGGGCTTGCTCGGGTCGATGCCGTTGAGCCCCATCCATTTAATGTCATTGATGCAATTGATCAGTGTATATCTCTAATGAGAGACGTTTATGCGAAATACAGCATTAACCTTGTTGTTGAATACGATGAGCCGGAGATATGGATCAATGGGGATATGGGGAAGTTTCAGCAGTGCATCCTTAATCTTGTCACAAATGCGAAAGACGCTGTTCTCTCTTCGCTCATTAAGAATATTTCCATTTCGGTGTCGATTAAAGACAAGCATGTTTATATTTCGGTCAAAGACTCCGGTACGGGAATTTCCGAAGATATTCGCGAAAAAATCTTTAATCCTTTTTTTACGACAAAACCCGTGGGGCAAGGAACGGGCATGGGACTTAGTCTAACTATGTCTTTGGTCAAAGAAATGAGTGGAGAACTCAGTGTTGTCTGCCATAACGTAGGTTCTGAGTTTACCTTGCGGTTTCCCGTGTTTTCTCCTCCAGCCGTGCAGAATGACTTTTTTAATTTCGAAGAGACATTGGCGTTAATACCTCCACTGAATTCCGTTCCGACGGGGACTATTGCAGAGAACCCATTAACAAAATACGTGGCAATGGTGGTTGATGATGAGCCCGATCTTCGCGATATTCTCTGTGAGATGTTAGCTGATTTAGGATTTAAGGTTTTGAGTGCTTCGAATGGAAGAGAGGCGCTTGAGCGAATACGGGTCCATCCCATTGATGTGCTGATTACCGATTCGCAGATGCCAATTATGAATGGAGAAAAACTCATCGCTGAGATCGAAAAGTTAAATGGGGCAAAGCCACCCAAAGTCTTTTTGGTGACCGGCAGAGTGATCGCGGAGTCCCAAGAAAGTGGCTCCGCTCCCGAGGTCCGACTGGGTGGCTTTATTGAACCCATCCGCCTCACAAAACCTTTTGATCTTAAATCTTTCCGCGATACCTTAACTAAAATGTTCACAGAGGATAAAGCATCTTCTTCGCTAGAGACTCGATCCTGTAATTGA